Proteins found in one Tsukamurella paurometabola DSM 20162 genomic segment:
- a CDS encoding RDD family protein: MSDTATGGQRADGAPIALRVLAYIADLCLASTVIAVALIINVLAGLEKGLYFLGGGVIVAIIASIVLHGAYAASPGKMLAGLKVVDADTRAALGYPASAIRSLVFNVLAPLVYLPAWSILADAGRRGIHEKASKTTVVDGTEVEVEQAPRTAAAPSGPLGGLVTGEGAQDDSGLQRIPTPLPGDGARTAALTDTGAETEAEPRERLQPPSLPPLPDDVPGLRPVPPRFGPPLAEGEQPAGPAAPAAAFASPPQAPVPPAPRPAHPQSLPPQPTQPPQPQSAPPRPASSAPPVPPQGPPPQRPSAPSPLQTAGAGGQRPAGAAPIVLRFDDGHSVDVRGDGIIGREPVIPAGLDPSKVTKHVLVDDTASVSKTHLLFGLTRGELWVEDVGSTNGSAIAYEDSWTELTKGVRYAVEKGSVVHIGQRSFKVLGG, translated from the coding sequence TCAATGTGCTGGCCGGTCTCGAGAAGGGGCTGTACTTCCTCGGTGGCGGCGTGATCGTCGCGATCATCGCCTCGATCGTGCTGCACGGCGCCTACGCGGCCAGCCCCGGCAAGATGCTGGCCGGACTCAAAGTGGTCGACGCCGATACCCGGGCCGCCCTGGGCTATCCCGCGTCGGCCATTCGCTCGCTGGTCTTCAACGTGCTCGCGCCGCTGGTGTACCTCCCCGCCTGGTCGATCCTCGCGGACGCCGGGCGTCGCGGGATCCATGAGAAGGCGTCCAAGACCACCGTCGTCGACGGCACCGAAGTCGAGGTCGAGCAGGCACCGCGCACGGCGGCGGCGCCATCCGGCCCCCTGGGCGGCCTGGTGACCGGCGAGGGTGCCCAGGACGATTCCGGGTTGCAGCGCATCCCCACCCCACTGCCGGGTGACGGTGCCCGGACCGCCGCGCTCACCGACACCGGTGCGGAGACCGAGGCTGAGCCCCGGGAGCGACTGCAGCCGCCGTCGCTGCCTCCACTGCCCGACGACGTTCCCGGCCTGCGCCCTGTGCCGCCCCGCTTCGGCCCGCCGCTCGCCGAGGGCGAGCAGCCTGCCGGTCCCGCGGCGCCGGCCGCCGCGTTCGCTTCGCCGCCGCAGGCGCCGGTGCCGCCCGCACCCCGCCCCGCACACCCGCAGAGCCTCCCGCCGCAGCCGACCCAGCCGCCGCAGCCGCAGAGTGCTCCGCCTCGCCCGGCCTCATCCGCGCCCCCGGTACCGCCGCAGGGGCCGCCCCCGCAGCGTCCGAGCGCACCGTCGCCGCTCCAGACCGCCGGGGCCGGAGGTCAGCGCCCTGCGGGCGCTGCGCCGATCGTGCTCCGCTTCGACGACGGCCACTCGGTCGATGTGCGCGGTGACGGCATCATCGGCCGCGAGCCGGTGATCCCGGCAGGTCTGGACCCGTCCAAGGTCACCAAGCACGTTCTCGTCGACGACACCGCCTCGGTGTCCAAGACCCACCTCTTGTTCGGACTCACTCGCGGTGAGCTGTGGGTCGAAGACGTAGGGTCGACGAACGGATCTGCGATCGCATACGAGGATTCGTGGACCGAGCTCACCAAGGGAGTCAGGTACGCCGTGGAGAAGGGCAGCGTCGTGCATATAGGGCAGCGCAGTTTCAAGGTGCTCGGCGGATGA
- a CDS encoding PP2C family protein-serine/threonine phosphatase has product MTAEATGDGSARSEIVYGAQGGVSMKWVAISNPGRVRMTNEDGALTGPGMFLLADGMGGHDAGEVASAAALEALAEVFGPEPADAQVVMEQVVDRLRQAHATIEAIDSETGKRAGTTVTGVLLTTYEDVPHWLVVNIGDSRTYRLAEGYFEQLTVDHSQVQELINGGFLSPEQARVDPRRNVITRALGAGMEPDADFWIVPAQPQEKLLVCSDGLNGELTDDEIQSILESEVPIDECADQLVSAALNAGGRDNVTVIVVEATTEPVGEDW; this is encoded by the coding sequence ATGACCGCCGAGGCCACAGGAGACGGCTCGGCACGTTCGGAGATCGTCTACGGCGCCCAGGGCGGCGTCTCGATGAAGTGGGTCGCGATCAGCAACCCGGGCCGCGTCCGGATGACGAACGAGGACGGTGCGCTCACCGGACCGGGCATGTTCCTGCTTGCCGACGGCATGGGCGGGCACGATGCCGGTGAGGTCGCCTCAGCGGCTGCGCTGGAGGCACTCGCCGAGGTCTTCGGCCCCGAGCCCGCCGACGCGCAAGTCGTGATGGAACAGGTGGTCGATCGACTGCGGCAGGCGCACGCCACCATCGAGGCCATCGATTCGGAGACCGGCAAGCGTGCGGGCACCACGGTGACCGGGGTCCTGCTGACCACCTACGAGGACGTGCCGCATTGGCTCGTGGTCAACATCGGCGATTCGCGTACCTACCGCCTCGCCGAGGGCTACTTCGAGCAGCTCACCGTGGACCATTCCCAGGTGCAGGAGCTCATCAACGGCGGCTTCCTCAGCCCCGAACAGGCGCGGGTCGACCCGCGGCGCAACGTGATCACCCGCGCTCTCGGTGCCGGCATGGAGCCCGACGCAGATTTCTGGATCGTGCCTGCACAGCCGCAGGAGAAGCTGCTGGTGTGCTCGGACGGCCTCAACGGCGAGCTCACGGACGACGAGATCCAGTCGATACTCGAATCCGAGGTCCCGATCGACGAGTGCGCCGATCAGCTCGTGTCCGCGGCCCTGAACGCGGGCGGCCGTGACAACGTCACCGTGATCGTGGTGGAAGCCACCACCGAACCGGTCGGCGAGGACTGGTGA
- a CDS encoding acyl-CoA thioesterase yields the protein MADIEALLSLEQIDRDIFRGIHAPSILVRTFGGQVAGQALRSAISTVPDSMQVHSLHGYFLRPGNPDADTVFLVDRIRDGRSFCTRRVNGVQNGEAIFSMSASFQLPGQEGIEHADEMPVAPDPETVPNPREDPNASTESRGLIQEWNNWDIRIVDQAQTEPYAGRAVHQQVWFKHIGRLPDDQNIHTSALAYMSDMTLLTSARVGHPGVDTQVASLDHAMWFLRPFRADEWLLYDQTSPSAGGGRALTAGRIFSQDGTLVAVVIQEGLHRYRH from the coding sequence GTGGCTGACATCGAAGCACTCCTGAGCCTGGAGCAGATCGACCGCGATATCTTCCGCGGAATTCACGCACCGTCGATCCTGGTGCGCACCTTCGGCGGGCAGGTCGCCGGACAGGCGCTGCGGTCCGCGATCTCGACCGTCCCCGACTCGATGCAGGTGCACTCACTGCACGGCTACTTCCTGCGTCCCGGCAACCCGGATGCCGACACCGTCTTCCTCGTCGATCGCATCCGCGACGGCCGATCCTTCTGCACCCGCCGGGTCAACGGCGTGCAGAACGGTGAGGCGATCTTCTCCATGTCGGCCTCGTTCCAGCTGCCCGGGCAGGAGGGCATCGAACACGCCGACGAGATGCCGGTGGCCCCCGACCCCGAGACGGTGCCCAACCCGCGCGAGGACCCCAACGCCTCCACGGAGAGTCGCGGGCTGATCCAGGAGTGGAACAACTGGGACATCCGGATCGTCGATCAGGCGCAGACCGAGCCCTATGCCGGGCGAGCGGTGCATCAGCAGGTGTGGTTCAAACACATCGGCCGGCTACCCGATGATCAGAACATCCACACCAGCGCCCTGGCCTATATGAGCGATATGACGCTGCTGACCTCCGCGCGGGTCGGCCATCCCGGCGTCGATACCCAGGTGGCTTCCCTGGACCACGCCATGTGGTTCCTGCGGCCCTTCCGCGCCGATGAATGGTTGCTCTACGACCAGACGTCGCCGTCGGCCGGCGGAGGCCGTGCCCTGACCGCCGGACGGATCTTCAGCCAGGACGGCACGCTGGTCGCCGTCGTGATCCAGGAGGGCCTGCACCGCTACCGGCACTAG
- the pdxT gene encoding pyridoxal 5'-phosphate synthase glutaminase subunit PdxT, with amino-acid sequence MTVRIGVLALQGDVREHRRALEEVGAATSAVRTVADLAAVDAIVIPGGESTTMSRLLGVFDLYDPLRAALAGGLPAYGSCAGMILLASEVLDTRPDARCLAAIDMTVRRNAFGRQVDSFETDLHVAGIDGAPVRAVFIRAPWVERVGDGVDVLARVPAEAGESAGTVVAVQQGVTLATSFHPEVTGDLRIHEHFLSMVRRG; translated from the coding sequence GTGACTGTGCGGATCGGAGTTCTGGCCCTTCAGGGTGATGTGCGTGAGCATCGGCGGGCACTGGAGGAGGTGGGGGCGGCCACCAGCGCGGTGCGCACCGTTGCCGACCTCGCCGCCGTCGACGCCATCGTGATACCGGGTGGCGAGTCCACCACCATGAGCCGGCTGCTCGGCGTGTTCGACCTGTACGACCCGCTGCGCGCCGCCCTCGCCGGTGGGCTACCCGCCTACGGATCGTGCGCCGGGATGATCCTGCTCGCCTCCGAGGTACTCGACACCCGGCCCGATGCTCGTTGCCTGGCCGCGATCGATATGACGGTCCGGCGGAACGCCTTCGGCAGACAGGTGGATTCGTTCGAGACCGACCTCCACGTCGCCGGCATCGACGGCGCACCGGTACGGGCCGTGTTCATCCGCGCGCCCTGGGTGGAACGGGTCGGCGACGGTGTCGACGTGCTGGCCAGGGTGCCTGCGGAGGCGGGTGAGTCGGCGGGTACGGTGGTCGCAGTGCAGCAGGGTGTGACGCTTGCCACATCCTTCCATCCCGAGGTGACCGGGGATCTGCGGATCCACGAGCACTTCCTCTCGATGGTTCGGCGCGGCTGA